One window from the genome of Ramlibacter henchirensis encodes:
- a CDS encoding VOC family protein: protein MSARPFRVLGVQQIAIGGPDKQQLRKLWVDVFGLEVTGTYRSDRENVDEDICALGAGPLKVEVDLMQPLDPEKKPAVHTTPLNHIGLWIDDLPAAVKWLGGQGVRFAPGGIRKGAAGFDICFIHPKGNEEFPVGGEGVLIELVQAPPEVVKAFTALAGESPDGPL from the coding sequence ATGAGCGCCAGGCCTTTCCGTGTGCTCGGGGTGCAGCAGATTGCCATCGGCGGCCCCGACAAGCAGCAGCTTCGCAAGCTGTGGGTCGACGTGTTCGGCCTGGAGGTCACGGGCACGTACCGGAGCGATCGCGAGAACGTGGACGAGGACATCTGCGCGCTCGGCGCCGGTCCGCTCAAGGTGGAAGTGGACCTGATGCAGCCGCTCGACCCGGAGAAGAAGCCGGCTGTCCACACCACACCGCTCAACCACATCGGCCTGTGGATCGACGACCTGCCCGCGGCCGTGAAGTGGCTGGGCGGGCAGGGCGTTCGCTTCGCGCCAGGGGGCATCCGGAAAGGTGCGGCGGGTTTCGACATCTGCTTCATCCATCCCAAGGGCAACGAGGAGTTCCCGGTCGGCGGCGAAGGCGTGCTGATCGAGCTGGTCCAGGCCCCGCCGGAGGTAGTGAAGGCGTTCACCGCGCTTGCGGGAGAATCGCCGGATGGACCTCTCTAG
- a CDS encoding D-cysteine desulfhydrase, with protein MDLSRFPRRRYTPFATPVEFLPRFSAALAQSCPGGQGPRVWIKRDDMLGLFPGGNKTRKLEFLVADALAQGADTLITCGAPQSNHCRITLAAAVKEGLKCRFVIEERVADSYDPKASGNNFMFRLLGVEKITVVPAGTDMGAEMKKVADALAAEGRKGYIIPGGGSNALGGLGYVACAQELQQQLFEQGLRIDRMVVGSGSSGTHGGLVAGFLGNNIRIPIVGIGVSRDPADQEPLVLKEAQAVMDLLGTGIKVPREAVHSVGGYWQPKYSLPNAAMVEAVQMLARTEGIPLDPVYTGKIMAGLIGLARKGELRPDENVLFLHTGGLPSLHAYEREVLGEIELRG; from the coding sequence ATGGACCTCTCTAGATTTCCCCGCCGGCGCTACACACCGTTCGCCACCCCCGTCGAATTCCTTCCCCGCTTCAGCGCCGCGCTCGCGCAGTCCTGTCCCGGCGGGCAGGGCCCACGCGTGTGGATCAAGCGCGACGACATGCTGGGCCTGTTCCCGGGCGGGAACAAGACGCGCAAGCTGGAGTTCCTGGTCGCCGACGCGCTGGCCCAGGGCGCCGACACGCTGATCACCTGCGGCGCGCCGCAGTCCAACCACTGCCGCATCACGCTGGCCGCCGCCGTGAAGGAAGGCCTGAAGTGCCGCTTCGTCATCGAGGAGCGCGTTGCCGACAGCTACGACCCCAAGGCCAGCGGCAACAACTTCATGTTCCGCCTTCTCGGGGTCGAGAAGATCACCGTCGTGCCGGCCGGCACCGACATGGGCGCCGAGATGAAGAAGGTGGCCGATGCGCTCGCCGCCGAAGGCCGCAAGGGCTACATCATCCCGGGCGGCGGCTCCAATGCGCTGGGCGGCCTGGGCTACGTCGCGTGCGCGCAGGAGCTGCAGCAGCAGCTGTTCGAGCAGGGCCTGCGCATCGATCGCATGGTGGTGGGCTCGGGCAGCTCCGGCACGCACGGCGGGCTGGTGGCCGGCTTCCTGGGGAACAACATCCGCATCCCGATCGTGGGCATCGGCGTCAGCCGCGACCCCGCCGACCAGGAGCCGCTGGTGCTGAAGGAAGCGCAGGCCGTGATGGACCTGCTGGGCACGGGCATCAAGGTGCCGCGCGAAGCCGTGCACAGCGTGGGCGGTTACTGGCAGCCCAAGTACTCGTTGCCCAACGCGGCCATGGTGGAAGCGGTGCAGATGCTGGCACGCACCGAGGGCATTCCGCTCGATCCGGTCTACACCGGCAAGATCATGGCGGGGCTCATCGGCCTGGCGCGCAAGGGCGAGCTGCGGCCCGATGAGAACGTGCTGTTCCTGCACACCGGCGGCCTGCCGTCGCTGCACGCCTACGAACGAGAAGTGCTGGGCGAGATCGAGCTTCGCGGTTGA
- a CDS encoding FAD-dependent oxidoreductase: protein MQRTDTADPAYFHKVVDCQYACPAHTPVPEYIRLIAQGRYSDAYMVNWASNVFPGILGRTCDRPCEPACRRARVEQAHAQQPEPVAICRLKRVTADLKDDVRGRMPKVAPKNGKRIACVGAGPASLTVARDLTPLGYDVTIFDGEAKAGGFMWTQIPRFRLPESVIDEETGYILDLGVAFRSGERIDSMKALLAQGYDAVFVGCGAPRGRDLDIPGRREAASKIHIGIEWLASVSFGHVTSIGKRVIVLGGGNTAMDCCRSARRLGGTDVKVIVRSGFEEMKASPWEKEDAMHEGIPIINYHVPKAFVHEEGRLTGMTFEIVKAVYDERGRRSLVPTGEPEVFFECDEVLVAVGQENAFPWIERDCGLAFDDWGLPKLYKETFQSTLPHVFFGGDAAYGPKNIITAVAHGHEAAVSIDRYLNGLDTAVRPAPMTNLVSQKMGIHEWSYDNDTSLDLRYRVPWAKAEKALASIKVEVELGFDAATAFKEAQRCLNCDVQTVFTESACIECDACVDICPMDCITFTEDGQEQELRPRLKAPALNLAQDLYVGGPLKTGRIMVKDEDVCLHCGLCAERCPTGAWDMQKFLLNPTQAGQQAREVAGRPA, encoded by the coding sequence TTGCAGCGAACCGATACCGCCGATCCGGCCTACTTCCACAAGGTCGTCGATTGCCAGTACGCCTGTCCCGCCCACACCCCCGTTCCCGAGTACATCCGCCTGATCGCGCAGGGCCGCTACAGCGACGCCTACATGGTCAACTGGGCGTCGAACGTCTTTCCGGGCATCCTGGGGCGCACCTGCGACCGGCCCTGTGAGCCGGCGTGCCGGCGGGCACGCGTGGAGCAGGCGCATGCCCAGCAGCCCGAGCCGGTGGCGATCTGCCGCCTCAAGCGCGTCACCGCCGACCTGAAGGACGACGTTCGCGGCCGCATGCCGAAGGTCGCGCCGAAGAACGGCAAGCGCATCGCGTGCGTGGGCGCGGGTCCCGCGTCGCTCACCGTCGCGCGTGATCTCACACCGCTAGGCTACGACGTCACGATCTTCGATGGCGAAGCGAAGGCCGGTGGCTTCATGTGGACGCAGATCCCCCGCTTCCGGCTGCCCGAGTCGGTGATCGACGAGGAGACGGGCTACATCCTGGACCTCGGCGTGGCGTTCCGCTCGGGAGAGCGCATCGATTCGATGAAGGCCTTGCTCGCGCAAGGCTACGACGCGGTGTTCGTCGGCTGCGGGGCGCCGCGCGGGCGGGACCTGGACATCCCGGGCCGGCGCGAGGCCGCTTCGAAGATCCACATCGGCATCGAATGGCTGGCTTCGGTTTCGTTCGGCCACGTCACCAGCATCGGCAAGCGAGTGATCGTGCTGGGCGGCGGCAACACGGCGATGGACTGCTGCCGTTCGGCGCGCCGCCTGGGCGGCACAGACGTCAAGGTCATCGTGCGCAGCGGCTTCGAGGAGATGAAGGCCTCTCCATGGGAGAAGGAGGATGCGATGCACGAAGGCATCCCCATCATCAACTACCACGTGCCCAAGGCTTTCGTGCACGAGGAGGGGCGGCTCACGGGCATGACGTTCGAAATCGTCAAGGCGGTGTACGACGAGCGCGGCCGACGCAGCCTGGTGCCCACGGGGGAGCCCGAGGTCTTCTTCGAGTGCGACGAGGTGCTGGTCGCCGTGGGCCAGGAGAACGCCTTCCCCTGGATAGAGCGAGACTGCGGCCTTGCCTTCGACGACTGGGGCCTGCCCAAGCTTTACAAGGAAACCTTCCAGTCCACGCTGCCGCACGTCTTCTTCGGCGGCGATGCTGCGTACGGGCCGAAGAACATCATCACCGCGGTGGCGCATGGCCATGAAGCGGCGGTGTCGATCGACCGCTACCTGAACGGCCTGGACACCGCCGTGCGGCCTGCGCCGATGACGAATCTCGTCTCCCAGAAGATGGGCATCCACGAGTGGAGCTACGACAACGACACCTCGCTGGACCTGCGCTACAGGGTTCCCTGGGCCAAGGCCGAGAAGGCGCTGGCCAGCATCAAGGTGGAAGTGGAACTTGGCTTCGACGCCGCCACCGCGTTCAAGGAGGCGCAGCGCTGCCTGAACTGCGACGTGCAGACGGTCTTCACCGAAAGCGCCTGCATCGAGTGCGACGCCTGCGTGGACATCTGCCCCATGGACTGCATCACCTTCACCGAGGACGGCCAGGAGCAGGAGCTCAGGCCGCGCCTGAAGGCGCCGGCGCTCAACCTGGCGCAGGACCTCTACGTCGGCGGACCGCTCAAGACCGGCCGCATCATGGTCAAGGACGAGGACGTGTGCCTGCACTGCGGCCTGTGCGCGGAGCGATGTCCGACGGGCGCCTGGGACATGCAGAAGTTCCTGCTCAACCCCACGCAGGCCGGGCAGCAGGCGCGCGAGGTGGCCGGGAGGCCCGCATGA
- a CDS encoding 2-oxoacid:acceptor oxidoreductase subunit alpha → MKPIESINDFVVKFSNVNGSGSASANELFAKAILRMGVPVSPRNIFPSNIQGLPTWYEVRVSEAGWLGRRGGIDMMVAMNPQTWDADVAELEPGGYLFYDSTRPLPPSKFRSDVHVIGMPLTEICNAVYSDPRQRQLFKNIVYVGALSVLLEIEPEVIEKLFSEQYRGKEKLLASNVQALHLGRDFAREHLKAPIGIRVRRADKVGDGIFVDGNSAAALGCVYGGATVAAWYPITPSSSVAEAFQKYCGKFRVDPATGQNRYAIVQAEDEIASIGMVVGAGWNGARAFTATSGPGVSLMTEFIGLAYFAEIPVTIINVQRGGPSTGMPTRTQQADVLACAYASHGDTKHVLLFPEDPHECFEHAAAALDLADRLQTPVFVMTDLDIGMNQRLCRPFVWEEGRRFDRGKVMTAEELEAGKDFGRYKDVDGDGIPWRTLPGTHPTRGSYFTRGTTRDPYARYSERGPDYIYNVERLLCKFRTAADLVPQPVLRLATEPTRLGVLYFGSTSPAMDEALEVLTDEGVHVDAMRLRAFPFPDSVAQFIAAHDRVFVVEQNRDAQMRSLLVNELEIDPARLVKVLHFDGTPITARFITTAILKHVQAPALAAPRRDPELQP, encoded by the coding sequence ATGAAGCCGATCGAATCCATCAACGACTTCGTCGTCAAGTTCTCGAACGTCAACGGCTCGGGCTCGGCTTCGGCGAACGAGCTGTTCGCCAAGGCCATCCTGCGCATGGGCGTGCCGGTGAGCCCGCGCAACATCTTCCCGAGCAACATCCAGGGCCTGCCGACCTGGTACGAGGTGCGCGTCAGCGAAGCGGGCTGGCTGGGCCGGCGCGGCGGCATCGACATGATGGTGGCGATGAACCCGCAGACCTGGGACGCCGACGTCGCGGAGTTGGAACCCGGCGGCTACCTGTTCTACGACAGCACTCGCCCGCTGCCGCCCTCGAAGTTCCGCTCCGACGTCCACGTGATCGGCATGCCGCTCACGGAGATCTGCAACGCGGTCTACAGCGATCCGCGGCAGCGCCAGCTGTTCAAGAACATCGTCTACGTCGGCGCGCTCTCGGTGCTGCTGGAGATCGAGCCGGAGGTGATCGAGAAGCTGTTCAGCGAGCAGTACCGCGGCAAGGAGAAGCTGCTGGCCTCGAACGTCCAGGCCCTGCACCTCGGCCGCGACTTCGCGCGTGAGCACCTGAAGGCGCCGATCGGCATTCGCGTGCGCCGCGCCGACAAGGTGGGCGACGGCATCTTCGTGGACGGCAACAGCGCCGCCGCGCTGGGCTGCGTGTACGGCGGCGCCACGGTCGCGGCCTGGTACCCGATCACGCCGTCGTCATCGGTCGCCGAGGCCTTCCAGAAGTACTGCGGGAAGTTCCGCGTGGACCCCGCCACCGGGCAGAACCGATACGCGATCGTGCAGGCCGAGGACGAGATCGCGTCCATCGGCATGGTCGTGGGCGCGGGCTGGAACGGTGCGCGCGCGTTCACGGCCACGTCGGGCCCGGGCGTGTCGCTGATGACCGAGTTCATCGGGCTCGCTTACTTCGCCGAGATCCCGGTCACGATCATCAACGTGCAGCGCGGCGGCCCGTCCACCGGCATGCCCACGCGCACCCAGCAGGCCGACGTGCTGGCCTGCGCCTACGCCTCGCACGGCGACACCAAGCACGTGCTGCTGTTCCCTGAAGACCCGCACGAGTGCTTCGAGCACGCGGCCGCGGCGCTCGACTTGGCCGATCGCCTGCAGACGCCCGTCTTCGTGATGACCGACCTGGACATCGGCATGAACCAGCGCCTGTGCCGCCCGTTCGTGTGGGAAGAGGGCCGTCGCTTCGATCGCGGCAAGGTGATGACGGCCGAGGAACTGGAGGCCGGCAAGGACTTCGGCCGCTACAAGGACGTGGACGGCGACGGCATCCCGTGGCGCACGCTCCCGGGCACGCACCCGACCCGGGGCAGCTACTTCACGCGGGGCACCACCCGCGATCCCTACGCCCGCTATTCCGAGCGCGGCCCCGACTACATCTACAACGTCGAGCGGCTGCTGTGCAAGTTCCGCACCGCGGCCGACCTGGTGCCGCAGCCCGTGCTTCGGCTCGCCACGGAACCGACGCGCCTCGGCGTGCTGTATTTCGGTTCGACCAGTCCGGCGATGGACGAGGCGCTGGAAGTGCTCACGGACGAGGGCGTGCACGTGGACGCGATGCGCCTGCGCGCGTTTCCGTTCCCGGACAGCGTGGCGCAGTTCATCGCCGCGCACGACCGGGTGTTCGTGGTCGAGCAGAACCGCGATGCGCAGATGCGATCGCTGCTGGTCAACGAGCTGGAGATCGACCCGGCGCGGCTGGTCAAGGTGCTGCATTTCGACGGCACGCCGATCACCGCCCGCTTCATCACCACCGCCATCCTGAAACACGTGCAGGCGCCCGCCTTGGCCGCGCCGCGCCGCGACCCGGAGCTGCAGCCATGA
- a CDS encoding 2-oxoacid:ferredoxin oxidoreductase subunit beta, whose amino-acid sequence MTYIAKPPLRHPTLERNKVGYTRRDYEGKISTLCAGCGHDSISAAIIQACWELDIEPHRVAKLSGIGCSSKTPDYFLGASHGFNTVHGRMPSVLTGANLAHRDLLYLGVSGDGDSASIGLGQFAHAMRRGVRMAYIVENNGVYGLTKGQFSATADQGSKSKKGVVNSDSPVDLVGLALQLGATYVARSFSGNKAQLVPLVKGALQHGGAAFIDVISPCVAFNNHPGSTKSYDYVREHNEAVSRIDFITGREEITVDYGPGEVVDVRQHDGTLLRLRSLNTGYDPTDRNQAMAYMQQHQARGEVLTGLLFVDPLATDLHTALNTSDRPLNALGEADLCPGAAALQKLNASLR is encoded by the coding sequence ATGACGTACATCGCCAAGCCGCCGCTGCGGCATCCCACCCTGGAGCGAAACAAGGTCGGCTACACCCGGCGCGACTACGAGGGCAAGATCTCGACGCTGTGCGCCGGCTGCGGCCACGACTCGATCTCGGCGGCCATCATCCAGGCCTGCTGGGAGCTGGACATCGAGCCGCACCGCGTGGCCAAGCTCTCGGGCATCGGCTGCAGTTCCAAGACGCCCGACTACTTCCTGGGCGCCTCGCACGGCTTCAACACCGTGCACGGCCGCATGCCGAGCGTGCTGACCGGCGCCAACCTCGCCCACCGCGACCTGCTGTACCTGGGCGTGTCGGGCGACGGCGACTCGGCGTCGATCGGCCTGGGCCAGTTCGCGCATGCGATGCGGCGCGGCGTGCGCATGGCCTACATCGTCGAGAACAACGGCGTGTATGGCCTCACGAAGGGGCAGTTCTCCGCCACCGCCGACCAGGGATCCAAGAGCAAGAAGGGCGTCGTCAACAGCGACAGCCCGGTGGACCTGGTGGGGCTGGCACTGCAGCTGGGCGCCACCTACGTCGCGCGGAGCTTCTCGGGCAACAAGGCGCAGCTGGTGCCGCTGGTCAAGGGCGCGCTGCAGCACGGCGGGGCCGCGTTCATCGACGTGATCAGTCCCTGCGTGGCCTTCAACAACCACCCGGGCAGCACCAAGAGCTACGACTACGTGCGCGAGCACAACGAGGCGGTGAGCCGGATCGACTTCATCACCGGGCGCGAGGAGATCACGGTGGACTACGGCCCGGGCGAGGTGGTGGACGTGCGGCAGCACGACGGCACGCTGCTGCGGCTGCGCAGCCTGAACACGGGCTACGACCCGACCGACCGCAACCAGGCGATGGCCTACATGCAGCAGCATCAGGCCCGCGGCGAGGTGCTCACGGGGCTGCTGTTCGTGGACCCGCTGGCCACCGACCTGCACACCGCGCTGAACACCAGCGACCGTCCGCTCAACGCCCTGGGCGAGGCGGACCTGTGTCCCGGCGCCGCGGCGCTGCAGAAGCTGAACGCCTCGCTGCGCTAG
- a CDS encoding cyclic nucleotide-binding/CBS domain-containing protein has protein sequence MSERTVFQSLTHKHVVRVGPEASVYEAACVMTRANCGSVLVMEPPDAILGILTERDLMTRVLARALDPALTAVREVMTPKPVCVKPELPVSEAVLIMLERGFRHLPVVSGTRVLGVFSARDALPREVGAAMGIVEFNEQVNDVAGG, from the coding sequence ATGAGCGAACGCACCGTGTTCCAGTCGCTGACGCACAAGCACGTGGTGCGCGTCGGCCCCGAGGCCAGCGTCTACGAAGCGGCCTGCGTGATGACGCGCGCCAATTGCGGCAGCGTGCTCGTGATGGAGCCGCCCGACGCGATCCTGGGCATCCTCACCGAGCGCGACCTGATGACGCGCGTGCTGGCCCGGGCGCTCGACCCGGCGCTGACCGCCGTGCGGGAGGTGATGACGCCCAAGCCGGTCTGCGTGAAGCCGGAGCTGCCGGTGTCCGAGGCCGTGCTGATCATGCTGGAGCGCGGCTTCCGGCACCTGCCGGTGGTGAGCGGCACCCGCGTGCTGGGCGTGTTCTCGGCGCGCGACGCGCTGCCGCGCGAGGTGGGCGCCGCGATGGGCATCGTGGAATTCAACGAGCAGGTGAACGACGTCGCGGGTGGCTGA
- the rsxB gene encoding electron transport complex subunit RsxB, with translation MQDLAARLHAALPQTQCTRCGYPDCESYARAMARGEADINQCPPGGAEGIQRLAALTGRPPLPLNPANGVEGPRTVAVIDEAWCIGCTLCLKACPTDAILGVHKRMHTVIEPYCTGCELCVPVCPVDCISLENVTGDRAGWQAWSAEQAEMALDRYEARKQRLAREEAEHAGRLERKAEAKLADLPAQTHGTECTEADRKRAVIEAALARARARRGKA, from the coding sequence GTGCAAGACCTTGCGGCGCGGCTCCATGCCGCGCTGCCGCAGACGCAGTGCACGCGCTGTGGCTACCCCGATTGCGAGTCCTACGCCCGGGCCATGGCCCGGGGCGAGGCAGACATCAACCAATGCCCGCCCGGCGGCGCGGAAGGCATCCAGCGCCTGGCCGCCCTCACCGGCCGTCCGCCGCTGCCGCTCAATCCTGCCAACGGCGTCGAAGGGCCGCGCACCGTGGCGGTCATCGACGAGGCCTGGTGCATCGGCTGCACGCTGTGCCTGAAGGCCTGCCCCACGGACGCGATCCTCGGCGTGCACAAGCGCATGCACACCGTGATCGAGCCGTACTGCACCGGCTGCGAGCTGTGCGTGCCGGTCTGCCCCGTGGACTGCATCTCGCTGGAGAACGTCACCGGCGACCGCGCTGGCTGGCAGGCGTGGAGCGCCGAGCAGGCGGAAATGGCGCTGGACCGCTACGAAGCACGCAAGCAGCGCCTGGCTCGCGAAGAGGCCGAGCACGCCGGGCGGCTGGAGCGCAAGGCCGAGGCCAAGCTCGCCGACCTGCCCGCCCAGACGCACGGCACCGAATGCACCGAGGCCGATCGCAAGCGCGCCGTCATCGAGGCCGCCCTCGCCCGCGCGCGGGCCCGCCGCGGCAAGGCCTGA
- a CDS encoding polyhydroxyalkanoate depolymerase gives MLYQIYEAQRSLMEPFADFAQAAAKLYSNPLTPFGQNLFAQRASAAYELVYRLWKDYEKPEFGIKTVAVDGTDVVVHEDVEIDKPFCELRRFKRFSDDPATLARIKAQPTVLVVAPLSGHYATLLRDTVRSLLADHKVYITDWKNARTVPLSQGEFHLDDYVNYVQEFIRHLQGIYGNCHVISVCQPTVPVLAAVSLMASRGEVTPLTMTMMGGPIDARKSPTAVNNLAMNKSYEWFENNVIYRVPTSFPGAGRRVYPGFLQHTGFVAMNPDRHLSSHYDYFKHLVAGDDDKAEAHRQFYDEYNAVLDMDADYYLETVRTVFQEFALVNGTWDVISEDGDLERVRPEDITTTAHLTIEGELDDISGAGQTEAAHELCYNVPKSRQKHFEVKGAGHYGIFSGRKWREMVYPEVRDFIARFNDGPVVPNAQRTAPAKASARKKAVEPAA, from the coding sequence ATGCTCTACCAGATTTACGAAGCCCAGCGTTCGCTGATGGAACCCTTCGCCGATTTCGCGCAGGCGGCGGCAAAGCTCTATAGCAACCCCCTTACGCCCTTCGGCCAGAACCTGTTCGCCCAGCGCGCATCCGCCGCGTACGAGCTGGTGTACCGGCTCTGGAAGGACTACGAGAAGCCCGAGTTCGGCATCAAGACGGTCGCGGTCGACGGAACAGATGTCGTCGTGCATGAAGACGTCGAGATCGATAAGCCGTTCTGCGAGCTGCGCCGCTTCAAGCGTTTCTCCGACGATCCGGCCACGCTGGCCAGGATCAAGGCCCAGCCGACCGTGCTCGTCGTCGCGCCGCTCTCGGGCCACTACGCCACGCTGCTGCGCGACACGGTCCGCAGCCTGCTGGCCGACCACAAGGTCTACATCACCGACTGGAAGAACGCGCGGACGGTCCCGCTCTCCCAGGGCGAGTTCCACCTCGACGACTACGTCAACTACGTGCAGGAATTCATCCGGCACCTGCAAGGCATCTACGGCAACTGCCACGTGATCAGCGTGTGCCAGCCGACGGTCCCGGTGCTGGCCGCGGTGTCGCTGATGGCTTCCCGCGGCGAGGTCACGCCGCTGACGATGACCATGATGGGCGGCCCGATCGACGCGCGCAAATCGCCCACGGCCGTGAACAACCTGGCGATGAACAAGAGCTATGAATGGTTCGAGAACAACGTGATCTACCGCGTTCCGACCAGCTTCCCGGGCGCAGGCCGCCGGGTGTACCCGGGCTTCCTGCAGCACACGGGCTTCGTGGCCATGAACCCCGACCGGCATCTCTCCAGCCACTACGACTACTTCAAGCACCTGGTGGCGGGCGACGACGACAAGGCCGAGGCGCATCGCCAGTTCTATGACGAGTACAACGCCGTGCTCGACATGGACGCGGATTACTACCTCGAGACCGTGCGCACGGTGTTCCAGGAGTTCGCGCTCGTCAACGGCACCTGGGACGTGATCAGCGAGGACGGCGACCTCGAGCGCGTTCGTCCGGAGGACATCACCACCACGGCCCACCTCACCATCGAAGGCGAGCTGGACGACATCTCCGGCGCCGGCCAGACCGAGGCCGCGCACGAGCTCTGCTACAACGTGCCGAAGTCGCGCCAGAAGCACTTCGAGGTCAAGGGAGCCGGCCACTACGGCATCTTCTCCGGCCGCAAGTGGCGCGAGATGGTCTACCCCGAGGTGCGCGACTTCATCGCGCGCTTCAACGACGGCCCGGTGGTGCCGAACGCGCAGCGCACCGCTCCGGCCAAGGCGTCGGCACGCAAGAAGGCGGTCGAGCCCGCGGCCTGA
- the ygiD gene encoding 4,5-DOPA dioxygenase extradiol: MTTDASDLSLSLQSLRPSARLPALFIGHGSPMNVIQDNEWRRGWQAFGREFVARWPAPRLILCVSAHWLTHGWWITGMERPKTIHDFGNFPPELFAQQYPAPGAPEAAREIAKLLGAGVDEGEWGLDHGSWSVLKPMFPEAGIPVVQLSLDWDRPPAEHLAMGRRLRALRDRGVLVVGTGNTVHNLRVMRRELPSNQAYDWTVAFDSKVADCVRAGDIEGLARFESWGEMARLAHPSYEHFLPLLYAAGAAEPGEPVRFFNEGYQGASIAMRSIVWG; encoded by the coding sequence ATGACGACCGACGCTTCCGACCTGTCACTTTCCTTGCAGAGCCTGCGACCCAGCGCGCGCCTGCCGGCCCTGTTCATCGGCCACGGCAGCCCGATGAATGTCATCCAGGACAACGAATGGCGCCGGGGCTGGCAGGCGTTCGGGCGCGAGTTCGTCGCCCGGTGGCCGGCGCCCCGATTGATCCTGTGCGTGTCGGCGCACTGGCTGACGCATGGCTGGTGGATCACCGGCATGGAACGGCCGAAAACCATCCATGATTTCGGCAACTTCCCGCCCGAGCTGTTCGCGCAGCAGTACCCCGCGCCGGGCGCGCCCGAGGCCGCGCGCGAAATCGCGAAGTTGCTCGGCGCCGGCGTGGACGAAGGCGAATGGGGCCTGGACCACGGCAGCTGGTCCGTGCTCAAGCCCATGTTCCCCGAGGCCGGCATCCCGGTCGTGCAGCTTAGCCTGGACTGGGACCGCCCGCCCGCCGAACACCTGGCCATGGGCCGGCGCCTGCGCGCGCTGCGGGATCGCGGCGTGCTGGTCGTGGGCACCGGCAACACGGTCCACAACCTGCGCGTGATGCGGCGCGAGCTGCCGTCCAACCAGGCGTACGACTGGACGGTGGCATTCGACAGCAAGGTGGCCGACTGCGTGCGCGCGGGCGATATCGAGGGCCTGGCCCGCTTCGAGTCGTGGGGCGAGATGGCCCGGCTCGCGCATCCGAGCTACGAGCATTTCCTGCCGCTGCTCTACGCCGCCGGCGCGGCGGAACCGGGCGAGCCGGTCCGCTTCTTCAACGAGGGCTACCAGGGCGCCTCGATCGCGATGCGGTCGATCGTGTGGGGGTGA
- a CDS encoding amino acid aminotransferase, whose translation MSLFQSVEMAPRDPILGLNEQFNADANPQKVNLGVGVYYDDSGKLPLLQCVQQAEKQMMEAPKARGYLPIDGIAAYDQAVRNLVFGAESEPVKRGRVATVQALGGTGGLKIGADFLQKVNPKAKVLISDPSWENHRALFSQAGFTVETYPYYNAARRGIDFDGMLTALNMAPEGTIVVLHACCHNPTGYDITAEQWDKVIAATKAKKLVPFLDMAYQGFGAGITEDGAVIGKFVASGQDFFVATSFSKSFSLYGERVGALSVLCQDKDDAARVLSQLKIMIRTNYSNPPIHGASVVTSVLSTPELRAMWEKELGEMRLRIKQMRLALVEKLKDCGVKEDMSFITTQVGMFSYSGLSKDQMVRLRTEFGVYGTDTGRMCVAALNSKNIDYVCKSIAKVLQ comes from the coding sequence ATGTCTTTGTTCCAGTCGGTCGAGATGGCCCCGCGCGACCCCATCCTGGGCCTCAACGAGCAGTTCAACGCAGACGCCAACCCGCAGAAGGTCAACCTCGGCGTCGGCGTGTACTACGACGACAGCGGCAAGCTCCCCCTGCTGCAGTGCGTGCAGCAGGCGGAAAAGCAGATGATGGAGGCGCCCAAGGCGCGCGGTTACCTGCCCATCGACGGCATCGCGGCGTACGACCAGGCCGTCAGGAACCTCGTATTTGGGGCCGAGAGCGAGCCCGTCAAGAGGGGCCGCGTCGCCACCGTGCAGGCCCTGGGCGGGACCGGCGGCCTGAAGATCGGCGCCGACTTCCTGCAGAAGGTGAATCCCAAGGCCAAGGTGCTGATCAGCGACCCGAGCTGGGAGAACCATCGCGCCCTGTTCAGCCAGGCCGGCTTCACGGTCGAGACCTACCCGTACTACAACGCCGCCCGCCGCGGCATCGACTTCGACGGCATGCTCACCGCGCTGAACATGGCGCCCGAGGGCACCATCGTCGTGCTGCACGCCTGCTGCCACAACCCGACCGGCTACGACATCACGGCCGAGCAGTGGGACAAGGTCATCGCCGCAACCAAGGCGAAGAAGCTGGTGCCTTTCCTCGACATGGCCTACCAGGGCTTCGGCGCCGGCATCACCGAGGACGGCGCCGTGATCGGCAAGTTCGTCGCGTCCGGTCAGGATTTCTTCGTCGCGACCTCGTTCTCGAAGAGCTTCAGCCTGTACGGCGAGCGCGTGGGCGCCCTGTCCGTCCTCTGCCAGGACAAGGACGACGCAGCGCGCGTGCTCAGCCAGCTGAAGATCATGATCCGCACCAACTACAGCAACCCGCCCATCCACGGCGCTTCGGTGGTGACCAGCGTGCTGAGCACGCCGGAGCTGCGGGCGATGTGGGAGAAGGAGCTGGGCGAGATGCGCCTGCGCATCAAGCAGATGCGCTTGGCGCTCGTGGAAAAGCTCAAGGATTGCGGCGTGAAGGAAGACATGAGCTTCATCACGACGCAGGTCGGCATGTTCAGCTACTCGGGCCTGTCCAAGGACCAGATGGTCCGGCTGCGCACCGAGTTCGGCGTCTACGGCACGGACACCGGCCGCATGTGCGTGGCCGCGCTCAACAGCAAGAACATCGACTACGTCTGCAAGTCGATCGCGAAAGTGCTCCAGTAA